Below is a genomic region from Scheffersomyces stipitis CBS 6054 chromosome 8, complete sequence.
GTCTAGTCATCATTTGTTGCCATCTCCTGTAGGCGAACTTGCTCCGGCTATCCATGCCACTTTGGATATTTATGGTGAGTTAGTTGACGTAGTTGTTTTCCATTCTGGTCAGGAAGAGGACGTGGAAGATCGTCGACTTCAAAGTTTGGGtattcaagaaatcatgGGTAACTCCACAAGGCCTTTGGTGTTATTGAGTTACTTGGTGACCACTCCTTTGGAAGGTAATTATAATACCTATGTCAGTGAGAAATCGAGAATGTACGATATCGACAACTCTGACTGGGATAGATGGTGTGAATACATTTTgttcagagaattgaagaaggttgCCTACGCTAGAATTTCTCGATCCACCATTACTGACACTGAATTGCAAGTGGCtaaattcaaattgttaaccaacgaagaaaagcaagaaATTGACGAACCTTTCTTGTACGGTAACAACTACgtcaatgaagatgagattGACCAAAATTTGCGTATGCCTCAAATTTTCAGAGGTGATGGTGTTAGAGGTCACAGATATCATGTCTTTGACGAGCCGCGTTACTTTGcccaagaaaagaattgagatCTCGGAGAGACCATGAGTAGTATGAACTAATAATGAAGCTGCCGATCCAGATGCATTATCGGTCCGCATAATATTACAGATACGTACACTTCGATTCatcaatatatatataataatgTAGTATTTTTAATTACCCATAAATGCAAAAATGTAGAACCATAGCAATAAATCATAATAAATAAATGCGATTAGAGGACACGGGACTCTGCGAATCTTTCAAGCTGTTCGCCAGATTCGCTTCTTCTGATGGAATTATATCCTTGCAAGAGCAactcttcagaagaaccGTGTGCGTTGTGTTTGTGAAACTTTTCGTACATCTTGACCTTCTTTTTTATTCTCCTTAATTGCCATCTAATAGGCAAAAGAGGAAGAACACCTTCTCTCTCTTCGTACAATTTGACTTCCAACCAAATGATAACCAAAAGCCAGTACGAAATGTATGTGGCCACACTTCCGTAAGTAGCGGAGTTAGTCCAGCCAAAAATGGCATTAAAGACCATCCACCATCCATCTTTCAACCCGTTACAACAGTTAACGTGCCACACACTCTTGGAAATGTCATAAGAGCCTGGGCCACTACCAGTTTCACTTGGGTCGGTGCCTTCGCACATTCTTACAAAGTGTTCAAGCTCCAAGAACCACACACCTCTACTCATCAAACCAGCAGAGACAATATAAAGAAAACACGTCAGACATATCAAAAAGTACTGCAAGGACATCTTGTTACCTCCCTTGTACAAAAGATAGCCTACAAGTGACCCGAATGAAACACCAGCCAAAATAGACAATGGAATAGAAGTAGGAGGCAGCGACATACCAATACCACCTATGAAAACAACTGCTTCCAAGCCTTCTCTCAAAGTGGTTATCAACGGTAAAATGGCCAAAAAGTACTTTTTGGAAAACGACTGCTTCTTTCCGTCAGTTTTTTGTCTCCGCAAGGCTGCCGAAGAACCTGCCACTCTTGTATCTTCACTGGAACCACCAAGAAGACTATCTTCAGGGCTGCTGTCATCTCctaattttgcaatttcttcttctccttcagCATCCTCGATATGGTTATCTGAGCTATTGTAGACATCACCCAATTTAACCCACCATTTCACCTTCATCACCTTATTTATTCTAAGCAAGCCTACACCCATAATGGTAATGATTAAACTGGAAAGCAATGAAAATACTCCTTCCCAAAGACGTTCAGTATACGACCAGTAGTCTTTACCTATCAAGTAGAAGCTGGTTACAAA
It encodes:
- the FTH2 gene encoding potential iron permease membrane protein (go_component membrane), with amino-acid sequence MIEFEDYFSIQIFFIILRETLETAIIISVLLSFINQRSHTHNSQISEQQDEHDVSHLEKVQGKLRFQVWFGAILGLTICLFIGLVFVTSFYLIGKDYWSYTERLWEGVFSLLSSLIITIMGVGLLRINKVMKVKWWVKLGDVYNSSDNHIEDAEGEEEIAKLGDDSSPEDSLLGGSSEDTRKQSFSKKYFLAILPLITTLREGLEAVVFIGGIGMSSPPTSIPLSILAGVSFGSLVGYLLYKGGNKMSLQYFLICSTCFLYIVSAGLMSRGVWFLELEHFVRMCEGTDPSETGSGPGSYDISKSVWHVNCCNGLKDGWWMVFNAIFGWTNSATYGSVATYISYWLLVIIWLEVKLYEEREGVLPLLPIRWQLRRIKKKVKMYE